Genomic segment of Martelella lutilitoris:
ACATCCTCGCAATCCTTGGCGTAACAGTACTGATACATCCAATCGAGGTTGCAGCGCGGTTTCGCCAGATCGACGCGCCGGTGATGCTTGGAGCCGCGTTGTTGCTGCTGACGCTGCTGTTTGCGGCCAAATCCATCGGGCGGATATGGGGTGTGCTCATGCTGGCTCTCTATGCGGCCTACATGATATTCCTGTTCTCCAACGGCCTATCGGCTTAAGCATGAAGATTGGAATTGTTTTTGGGACTGAAATGATCGGACTTGAGACGGTAAAGGTTCCGATTGCCCGTGTTATGTCCGAGGCAACCCGCAGAAGCTCTTGAGCATGTCTATTCTTGTCACATCACCCATCGGGCCTATCCTTTTCCTTGATGGTGTGCGGGAGGGGCGATTAAGCCTTTCGGCCCTTTTCATTGCCGCACGGGGTTATGTGCCGCCACCGATCATTCTCGGAGATGCCGAGGTCCATGCAATGGCTTTGGCGGAGTATGATCATGCGATCGCTTGGAGGGCGCGGTTCTCACTACCGGCCGATCGGACCTCCGCCTACGCCTGGGATGGCGTGAGCTATGAGGTCGCCGGCGATCTCACGGGTGATATTCGTCTGGCTTATGTCTCGTGCAATGGCGAAGAAATAGCCGACATGGAACGTGAGGGCTCAGAGCGCAACGCCATGTGGGCGCGCCTGCGCGAAAGCTATCAGGCCAAGCCCTTCGCGCTCATGCTTCACGGCGGTGATCAGGTCTATGCCGACGAGATCACGCTCGGTCACAGGTTGAGCCATGATTGGCCCGACCGCAAACCGGACGATCCGTCACCTCCGGAGTTGGCCGATTTGCGACACCATCTCCGCGAGGGTTTCTTCGCTCGATATGCCGCGATTTATTCAACACCTGAGCTTGCGTGGCTGGCCGCTCGAGCACCCTCGCTCATGCAGTGGGACGATCACGACATCTGCGACGGGTGGGGATCGTTGCATCACTCCCTGACAGAATCTCAGGTGGGCCAGACGGTTTTTTCAGTCGCGCGGGAGAGCTTTCTGATCTTCCAGCAAGCGGCCAGGGAGGGTGACCTGCCGTTCCGGTTCGCGGACCGCTCGGGGCGACATCTCGGTTGGGGCATTTCCGCGCCCGGACTGCGCATTCTCGCTCCGGATCTGCGTTCGGAGCGGACGCGAGACCAGATCATGGGGACTGGTGGTTGGGCAATGATGACGGCAGAAGCTTTGCGCAAGATGGAAGGGCACACGTTGCTGATGTCGAGCGTCCCATTGCTCGGGCCGAGGCTGTCACTGCTTGAGGCTCTGATGGCCGTCATTCCGCGGATGCAGAAATACGAGGACGACTTGCGAGACCAGTGGCAAAGCCGTGCGCATCGCGAGGAATGGCAGCGGATGCTAAAGCTCGTGATCCAGATAGGTCAACGTGACGGCCATCAACTGACCGCGATCTCAGGAGAAATTCACCTTGCCGCCCGTGCCGTTATGGACTTAGGACACGGCCTTCATCTCAATCAGCTTGTCGCGTCAGGCATTGCACATCGTGCGCCGCCCAAGGCTTGGGCTCGCTTCCTTGGCGCTCTCGCATCGCTCGGCGAGCAACCGCTTCCTGAGCATCCTATCCGAATCAATACGGTGCCTGGTCAAAGCGAGCGCTACACAGCCGAACGCAACTATTTGCTCCTTGAGCGATCATCCGGGACCTGGTCAGCGCGCTGGGACCTGGAAACGAGTGGTATGACTAAGTCGCTTGCACTCTACTGACTCTAAATCATGGTGTATTTGGTTTTCATGTCGATGTCGCGCAAGTATCTGCGGGTCGGTCATGCTCTGGCGGAGCGGCAGGCCTTTGGTCGGAAAGACATCCACCCGCAGGCGAAGGCGGATGCTTACCCTAAATGATAAAGTATCGATGCACGACGTAAGCCAGCTTCCAAAGCGACAGGATCGCCGCCGAGGCGAGAGCGATCAAAGCCAGCATTAACCAGTCGTGGGCAACGATGGCATTCTCGACAACATTCAAAAGCTTCAGGAACAACAGGCCGAAGGACAGAAACATGCTCGCGATCACAGCGATAGCCGGCACGCAAAGAAGAAAGACGATCGGCCAGTTGACCACTATGCGAACGATCCGCTCCCCGAAGCTTGCCTCGTAGCTTT
This window contains:
- a CDS encoding alkaline phosphatase D family protein; protein product: MSILVTSPIGPILFLDGVREGRLSLSALFIAARGYVPPPIILGDAEVHAMALAEYDHAIAWRARFSLPADRTSAYAWDGVSYEVAGDLTGDIRLAYVSCNGEEIADMEREGSERNAMWARLRESYQAKPFALMLHGGDQVYADEITLGHRLSHDWPDRKPDDPSPPELADLRHHLREGFFARYAAIYSTPELAWLAARAPSLMQWDDHDICDGWGSLHHSLTESQVGQTVFSVARESFLIFQQAAREGDLPFRFADRSGRHLGWGISAPGLRILAPDLRSERTRDQIMGTGGWAMMTAEALRKMEGHTLLMSSVPLLGPRLSLLEALMAVIPRMQKYEDDLRDQWQSRAHREEWQRMLKLVIQIGQRDGHQLTAISGEIHLAARAVMDLGHGLHLNQLVASGIAHRAPPKAWARFLGALASLGEQPLPEHPIRINTVPGQSERYTAERNYLLLERSSGTWSARWDLETSGMTKSLALY